A DNA window from Linepithema humile isolate Giens D197 chromosome 6, Lhum_UNIL_v1.0, whole genome shotgun sequence contains the following coding sequences:
- the LOC105672949 gene encoding endoplasmic reticulum-Golgi intermediate compartment protein 3 isoform X1 — protein sequence MVACCVCHVTRWQESVCMYCGKYQLAVKCFLDVGACREQPFSSPAAKKMQILRQLDVHPKVREEADILVRTFSGAIVTIISTIIMGILFMSEVNYYLTPTMSEELFVDTSRGSKLRINLDIIVPTISCDLLSIDAMDTTGEQHLQIEHNIFKRRLDLNGKPMEDPQRTNVTDAKVVSKTTEKAVEIGSTTETCGDCYGAATELIKCCNTCEEVREAYRLKKWALPDPANVKQCQNDKSMEKIKHAFTQGCQIYGYMEVNRVGGSFHIAPGDSFSVNHVHAHDVQPYTSTHFNMTYKIRHLSFGLNIPGKTNPIDDTTVVAKEGAMMFYHYIKIVPTTYVRADGSTLFTNQFSVTRHAKQISLLTGESGMPGIFFNYELSPLMVKYTEKAKSFGHFATNTCAIIGGVFTVAGLIDSLLYHSVRAIQKKIELGKYN from the exons ATGGTAGCGTGTTGTGTCTGCCACGTTACAAGGTGGCAGGAGTCGGTATGCATGTATTGCGGGAAATATCAGCTCGCCGTGAAGTGCTTCCTGGATGTAGGAGCGTGCCGCGAACAGCCTTTCTCGTCGCCAGCAGCCAAGAAAATGCAAATACTACGGCAATTAGATGTACATCCGAAAGTGCGCGAGGAGGCTGACATTCTTGTGAGGACTTTCAGCGGTGCCATCG TTACAATTATTAGTACAATCATCATGGGTATACTCTTTATGTCAGAAGTGAACTATTATCTTACACCGACAATGAGTGAAGAATTATTTGTGGACACATCGAGAGGTTCTAAATTGCGAATTAACTTAGATATAATAGTTCCCACAATATCTTGCGATc ttttatcaATAGATGCAATGGATACGACAGGTGAACAGCATTTACAAATAGagcacaatatttttaaaaggcgGTTAGATTTAAATGGTAAACCCATGGAGGATCCACAAAGAACAA ATGTTACAGATGCAAAGGTTGTCAGTAAAACTACAGAAAAG GCAGTGGAGATTGGTTCTACCACAGAAACTTGTGGAGATTGTTATGGAGCAGCCACGGAATTAATAAA ATGTTGCAACACTTGTGAGGAAGTGCGGGAAGCCTATAGACTTAAAAAGTGGGCCCTTCCTGACCCGGCTAATGTTAAACAATGTCAAAACGACAAATCgatggaaaaaattaaacatgcCTTTACACAAGGCTGTCAAATTTATGGTTATATGGAAGTGAATAGAGTTGGTGGAAGTTTTCACATTGCGCCAGGAGACAGCTTTTCTGTGAATCATGTTCACG CGCATGATGTTCAACCTTACACTTCAACTCATTTCAATATGACATATAAGATTAGGCATTTAAGTTTTGGGCTCAATATTCCTGGAAAAACAAATCCTATAGATGATACTACTGTAGTCGCCAAGGAAG GTGCTATgatgttttatcattatatcaaAATCGTTCCGACGACATACGTCCGTGCTGATGGTTCAACCCTTTTTACAAATCAATTCTCCGTAACGCGACATGCAAAGCAAATATCTCTATTAACTGGCGAATCTGGGATGCCGGGTATATTCTTCAATTATGAGCTAAGTCCACTCATGGTAAAGTACACAGAAAAGGCAAAATCATTCGGGCACTTTGCGACGAACACTTGCGCAATCATTGGCGGTGTATTTACCGTTGCCGGATTGATCGATTCGTTGCTGTATCATTCAGTGCGTGCAATACagaagaaaatagaattagGAAAGTACAATTAA
- the LOC105672949 gene encoding endoplasmic reticulum-Golgi intermediate compartment protein 3 isoform X2, whose translation MITIISTIIMGILFMSEVNYYLTPTMSEELFVDTSRGSKLRINLDIIVPTISCDLLSIDAMDTTGEQHLQIEHNIFKRRLDLNGKPMEDPQRTNVTDAKVVSKTTEKAVEIGSTTETCGDCYGAATELIKCCNTCEEVREAYRLKKWALPDPANVKQCQNDKSMEKIKHAFTQGCQIYGYMEVNRVGGSFHIAPGDSFSVNHVHAHDVQPYTSTHFNMTYKIRHLSFGLNIPGKTNPIDDTTVVAKEGAMMFYHYIKIVPTTYVRADGSTLFTNQFSVTRHAKQISLLTGESGMPGIFFNYELSPLMVKYTEKAKSFGHFATNTCAIIGGVFTVAGLIDSLLYHSVRAIQKKIELGKYN comes from the exons ATGa TTACAATTATTAGTACAATCATCATGGGTATACTCTTTATGTCAGAAGTGAACTATTATCTTACACCGACAATGAGTGAAGAATTATTTGTGGACACATCGAGAGGTTCTAAATTGCGAATTAACTTAGATATAATAGTTCCCACAATATCTTGCGATc ttttatcaATAGATGCAATGGATACGACAGGTGAACAGCATTTACAAATAGagcacaatatttttaaaaggcgGTTAGATTTAAATGGTAAACCCATGGAGGATCCACAAAGAACAA ATGTTACAGATGCAAAGGTTGTCAGTAAAACTACAGAAAAG GCAGTGGAGATTGGTTCTACCACAGAAACTTGTGGAGATTGTTATGGAGCAGCCACGGAATTAATAAA ATGTTGCAACACTTGTGAGGAAGTGCGGGAAGCCTATAGACTTAAAAAGTGGGCCCTTCCTGACCCGGCTAATGTTAAACAATGTCAAAACGACAAATCgatggaaaaaattaaacatgcCTTTACACAAGGCTGTCAAATTTATGGTTATATGGAAGTGAATAGAGTTGGTGGAAGTTTTCACATTGCGCCAGGAGACAGCTTTTCTGTGAATCATGTTCACG CGCATGATGTTCAACCTTACACTTCAACTCATTTCAATATGACATATAAGATTAGGCATTTAAGTTTTGGGCTCAATATTCCTGGAAAAACAAATCCTATAGATGATACTACTGTAGTCGCCAAGGAAG GTGCTATgatgttttatcattatatcaaAATCGTTCCGACGACATACGTCCGTGCTGATGGTTCAACCCTTTTTACAAATCAATTCTCCGTAACGCGACATGCAAAGCAAATATCTCTATTAACTGGCGAATCTGGGATGCCGGGTATATTCTTCAATTATGAGCTAAGTCCACTCATGGTAAAGTACACAGAAAAGGCAAAATCATTCGGGCACTTTGCGACGAACACTTGCGCAATCATTGGCGGTGTATTTACCGTTGCCGGATTGATCGATTCGTTGCTGTATCATTCAGTGCGTGCAATACagaagaaaatagaattagGAAAGTACAATTAA
- the LOC105672953 gene encoding reactive oxygen species modulator 1 encodes MPVVPGGAYQQGPSCFDRMKIGFTIGFCVGMASGALFGGFSALRYGLRGRELFNNVGKVMIQGGGTFGTFMAIGTGIRC; translated from the exons ATGCCTGTAGTACCAGGTGGAGCCTACCAGCAAGGACCTTCTTGCTTTGATAGAATGAAAATAGGTTTTACAATTGGATTTTGTGTAGGAATGGCTTCTGGTGCACTCTTTGGAGGATTTTCTGCCCTTAG ATACGGATTGAGAGGAAGAGAATTGTTCAATAATGTTGGCAAAGTAATGATTCAAGGTGGTGGTACGTTTGGTACATTTATGGCTATTGGAACAGGAATTCGATGCTAG
- the mTerf3 gene encoding transcription termination factor 3, mitochondrial yields MPFQRYYSLISAARPATVNLISRFISRNNGLKQYTQVENDKSQADIKLNNLAECQHDVKDRLNTTQSSCNQQFINLSDEDFLDDHDVTLSKPLDTCTEDLSDIGPYFTPTFSFAKYANKSRTIQELVKLGVGLYKFESHEGMVQYILGLDFEKDVKPYIRFLHDCGVPADYLGEFLTKNPKIFKEDMNDLHTRIRYLRAHEFSMDMIKTIICKNPKWLLYKTNDIDGRLGYFQHNFKLNGSEVRILTVKGPKVVTYKMVHLMRNTFTIKEEMGFDVKQMKKLLLKIPRIWTKNRERLLNTFEYAHDKMQLQRDFIVQMPQILLCRKTRLQQRHLFLVEMKRAQYDPSKPMYVSPRALISGTDVDFCRDIAKTTVEVYNAFLKTCS; encoded by the exons atgcCATTTCAACGATATTACTCGCTCATATCAGCGGCACGACCGGCTACAGTAAATTTAATCTCACgatttatttcgagaaataatgGGCTCAAACAGTACACACAGGTAGAGAATGATAAAAGTCAAGCTGATATCAAACTGAATAATTTAGCGGAATGTCAACATGATGTAAAAGATAGATTAAACACGACTCAGTCTTCGTGCAATcagcaatttattaatttatctgaTGAGGACTTTCTTGACGATcatgatgtaacattatcaaAACCTTTGGACACATGCACTGAAGATTTATCAGATATTGGTCCATATTTTACTCCGACTTTTTCCTTCGCGAAATATGCAAACAAGTCTCGCACGATCCAAGAGTTGGTAAAGCTTGGAGTCGGTCTGTATAAATTTGAATCACACGAGGGAATGGTACAGTATATTCTTGGTCTTGATTTTGAGAAGGATGTGAAACCATACATAAGATTTCTGCATGATTGTGGTGTACCTGCTGATTATTTAGGCGAATTCCTCACAAAGAATCCCAAGATCTTCAAAGAAGACATGAATGATCTACACACAAGAATAAGATATTTGAGAGCACACGAATTTAGCATGGATATGATAAAAActataatctgtaaaaatCCCAAGTGGCTGTTGTATAAAACAAACGATATAGATGGTAGACTTGGCTATTTTCAACACAATTTCAAACTCAATGGTAGTGAAGTGAGGATCTTGACAGTTAAAGGACCCAAGGTAGTAACATATAAAATGGTACATTTAATGAGAAACACATTCACCATCAAAGAAGAGATGGGTTTTGATGTAAAGCAAATGAAAAAACTGCTCCTTAAAATACCAAGAATATGGACAAAAA ATCGTGAAAGATTGTTAAATACATTCGAGTATGCTCACGACAAAATGCAATTGCAGCGTGATTTTATTGTGCAAATGCcacaaattttactttgtagAAAAACTAGACTCCAACAGAGGCATTTGTTCTTGGTAGAAATGAAGCGAGCACAATATGATCCTTCTAAACCAATGTATGTTTCACCACGAGCTTTAATTAGTGGTACAGACGTGGACTTTTGTAGAGACATTGCAAAGACGACTGTTGAAGTTTATAACGCATTTCTAAAAACATGttcataa
- the Tmem18 gene encoding transmembrane protein 18 gives MSGNDPMFIATDSIDGIWPFLQSIDWRDPWLAVLITFHIAITLTALMTRNHANFQIILFLTLLLLVYFSETINEVAATNWMVFSRQQYFDSKGLFISLVYSIPILINCMIMVASWLYQSSQLMTSLKRAQLRQQAKNRQLDDEAANGRMADRPKND, from the exons ATGTCAGGCAACGACCCAATGTTCATAGCTACGGACAGCATTGATGGGATTTGGCCGTTCCTGCAGAGC ATTGATTGGAGGGATCCATGGCTAGCtgtattaataacatttcacaTTGCCATCACATTAACTGCATTAATGACGAGGAATCACGCAAACTTTCAGATAATTCTATTTCTTACACTAT TACTCCTGGTTTATTTCTCAGAAACCATTAATGAGGTGGCAGCGACAAATTGGAT GGTATTTTCTAGACAGCAATATTTTGATTCCAAAGGCTTATTTATATCTCTTGTTTATTCCATacctattttaataaactgtaTGATTATGGTg GCCAGTTGGCTTTATCAATCCAGTCAATTAATGACAAGCTTAAAACGGGCTCAGCTGCGACAGCAGGCAAAAAATCGCCAATTAGACGATGAAGCAGCGAATGGTAGGATGGCTGACCGACCGAAAAACGACTGA
- the ProRS-m gene encoding probable proline--tRNA ligase, mitochondrial → MANKTFNLSRMSKIFQPMTTGLLDTGESKISKSYKLMISYGIIKPVSTGMYALLPLGMRILNKLINLVDKEMANLGAEKVLLPTLTSANLWKKSNRYNSSKPELFTVKDRHEKEYILSPTYEEAICDLISSTGHIHTKSLPLRLYQISSKWRDEMKPRLGLLRSREFIMKDLYTFDATLDDARHTYDLVCESYNNIFKQIGIKYARVIGDVGTIGGLMSHEYHYISDIGEDIIFQCPSCHFSINQTVSETTSCPECKSELHQNSSAEVGHTFLLNTKYSEPLKTMYKEQNELKPVVMGCFGLGLSRILALSVETLSTNNEIRWPVKLAPYTACIIPPKDGSKEESTSVYVEQLYDVLCKHDIDVILDDRTHFTIGKRFMFARALGYPYIIVIGKAATKSVPLFEVHDLNNSIHHELSFEQISNYFENINFKN, encoded by the exons ATggcaaataaaacatttaactTAAGTagaatgtcaaaaatatttcaacctATGACAACCGGATTACTCGATACTGgagaaagtaaaatatctaaaagttATAAg CTAATGATCAGTTATGGAATTATTAAACCTGTTAGCACTGGTATGTATGCACTGTTGCCTTTGGGAATGcgaattttgaataaattgataaatttggtGGATAAAGAAATGGCAAATCTTGGCGCAGAAAAAGTACTGCTTCCAACATTAACTTCTGCCAATCTTTGGAAGAAATCTAATAGATACAATTCTAGCAAACCTGAATTATTTACAGTTAAAGATAGGCATGAGAAAGAATACATATTAAGTCCA ACATATGAAGAAGCTATCTGTGACTTAATATCATCAACAGGACATATTCATACCAAATCATTACCCTTGAGGTTATATCAAATTTCTAGCAAATGGCGAGACGAAATGAAGCCACGGCTTGGTCTTCTACGCAGCAGAGAATTTATCATGAAGGACTTGTATACATTTGATGCTACTTTGGATGACGCACGACATACATATGACTTAGTCTGTGAatcttacaataatatttttaagcagATCGGTATAAAATACGCAAGAG TCATAGGTGATGTGGGAACAATTGGAGGCTTAATGTCACATGAATATCATTACATATCTGATATTGGtgaagatattatatttcagtgCCCATCGTGTCATTTTTCCATTAATCAAACTGTTTCCGAGACAACAAGTTGCCCAGAGTGTAAAAGCGAACTACATCAAAATTCTTCTGCTGAG GTAggacatacatttttattaaatacaaaatattcggagccattaaaaacaatgtataAGGAACAAAATGAATTGAAACCTGTAGTGATGGGTTGTTTTGGTCTCGGATTGAGTCGTATCCTTGCATTATCTGTTGAAACCTTATCaacaaataatgaaataaggTGGCCTGTGAAATTAGCACCATATACAGCATGTATCATACCACCAAAG GATGGAAGTAAAGAAGAAAGTACATCTGTCTACGTTGAACAATTGTATGATGTTCTTTGCAAACACGATATCGATGTAATATTGGACGACCGTACACATTTTACAATTGGTAAACGATTTATGTTTGCGCGTGCATTAGGCTATCCTTACATAATTGTTATTGGCAAAGCAGCAACCAAATCGGTACCTTTATTCGAAGTCCATGATTTGAACAATTCGATACATCATGAGTTATCGTTCGAACAGATAAgtaattatttcgaaaatataaattttaaaaattag
- the LOC137000399 gene encoding putative nuclease HARBI1 produces MERILNVIHCAVEELTNSDSSSDSDLWSDSSDEELLLLDDMERMKVPKVDNYYGTIYCMRDKTFQSHFRLTRSSFEIVRRAIGLILLPNNNEGGHPNVPLEKAILSTLWLLANQDSFREVSNLFDLSSSTTHKIFLDVCSALCSIVNKYLHWPNLAEFQCIRQQFDELRGPNNFPDVACAVDGMHIEIPAARDDPISYYNRKGFHSIILQGICDAKCQFIDIFIGWPGATHDARVWRESPIGQALAEDPTLLPEGTHIIGDSAYTLQPYLLTPFRNNGHLTPRQKLYNKKLSSKRVVIEQAFGKLRARFRRLKYLNMYLMNEMKIVVVAACVLHNICIRYNDETELSDDEREEENRDQDEDNAILEIANDKRNRIVDTLWMNRR; encoded by the exons ATGGAAAGAATATTGAATGTTATTCATTGTGCTGTGGAAGAATTAACCAACAGTGACAGTAGCTCAGACTCTGATTTATGGTCGGACAGTTCTGATGAAGAACTACTATTGCTGGATGATATG gaACGCATGAAAGTACCGAAGGTTGACAATTATTATGGTACAATTTATTGTATGCGtgataaaacatttcaatCTCATTTTCGCCTTACGAGAAGTTCTTTCGAG ATTGTAAGAAGAGCAATTGGGCTTATATTGCTACCTAATAACAATGAAGGAGGCCATCCTAATGTACCATTGGAGAAAGCGATATTGTCAACATTATGGTTACTGGCAAATCAAGATTCTTTTCGAGAAGTCAGtaatttattcgatttaaGCTCGAGTActacacataaaatatttcttgatgTATGCAGTGCTCTGTGTAGTATCGTGAATAAATATCTACACTGGCCAAATCTGGCAGAGTTTCAATGTATAAGACAACAGTTTGACGAGCTCAGAGGACCGAATAATTTTCCAGACGTGGCATGTGCAGTTGATGGAATGCATATTGAAATTCCAGCTGCAAGAGATGATCCTATAAGTTATTATAATCGAAAAGGTTTTCACTCAATTATTCTACAAGGGATCTGCGATGCAAAATGTcagtttattgatatttttattggtTGGCCTGGTGCGACTCACGATGCGAGAGTATGGAGGGAAAGTCCTATTGGTCAAGCACTTGCAGAAGATCCAACACTTTTACCGGAAGGAACTCATATTATAGGAGATTCTGCGTATACTTTACAACCTTATTTACTAACACCATTTCGTAATAATGGTCACTTAACTCCAAGACAAAAgctgtataataaaaaattaagttcaaAGAGAGTTGTCATTGAGCAGGCATTTGGAAAGCTGAGAGCTAGATTtagaagattaaaatatttaaatatgtatctcATGAATGAAATGAAAATAGTTGTTGTTGCTGCATGTGTTCTGCATAATATATGCATTAGATATAATGATGAAACAGAATTAAGTGACGATGAACGTGAGGAAGAAAATAGAGACCAGGACGAGGACAATGCCATTTTGGAAATAGCtaatgataaaagaaatagaattgtAGACACTTTGTGGATGAATAGAAGATGA
- the LOC137000398 gene encoding uncharacterized protein, which yields MYVACACCGIPFPVACCLRLKSGVTGYNQLHLFDHYWITMGAFVYAVTAADVVRLLRLRKRLQRSLSFVYAGMYPICAGTLEVLLWMLCLQYCVNEYTQCKYSLIICIRMINSNVKMNFIKVKNEKGEEQLLEIDPAKVKIIHNFNNRQAFHPIDLNTIATTSESLFTIVPSSFAHSHPVNNMEKLLVKTETSSPSVENVSKENWTDAEIQLLLEQRLSMNDKFENPNSRKTPYWNLIVKAFEEKGYKVKVQDLMNKWKNLLVTYNRNASKLKKTGESAITWKYFQQMHECFATKKSVNPPEKLLGSTFKPETLTLKDELILKDELTDDTDASTENCTEAKRRKKNLPKKKKTQFQEEMLRIVEEKKSQALKLKIEMWEDKKKIAKSKIEAINNLATILKDIQKTAQHTMTELYIILIFIYYILF from the exons ATGTACGTGGCTTGCGCATGCTGCGGTATACCCTTCCCTGTTGCTTGCTGCttgcgtctcaaatctggcGTCACTGGTTACAACCAGTTACACCTCTTTGATCACTATTGGATCACTATGGGTGCATTCGTTTATGCAGTTACTGCCGCAGATGTCGTTCGTTTACTCCGCCTGCGAAAACGACTGCAGCGCAGTTTGTCGTTCGTTTACGCAGGGATGTATCCCATCTGCGCAGGTACTTTGGAGGTCCTGCTCTGGATGCTCTGCTTGCAGTACTGCGTAAACGAATATACGCAGTGCAAATATAGTTTAATTATCTGCATCCGCATGATTAActcaaatgtaaaaatgaattttattaaagtgaaaaatgaaaaagggGAAGAACAACTCCTCGAAATCGATCCCgcaaaagtgaaaataatccaca ATTTCAACAATCGTCAAGCTTTTCATccaattgatttaaatacaattgcaACAACTTCTGAATCTTTATTTACTATTGTTCCATCTTCATTTGCACACTCACATCCTGTTAACAATATGGAAAAGTTGCTTGTCAAAACAGAAACATCTTCACCATCAGTAGAAA atgtTTCTAAAGAGAACTGGACAGATGCAGAAATACAGCTTTTACTTGAACAACGTCTTAGTATGAACGATAAATTCGAAAATCCAAACAGCCGAAAAACACCATACtggaatttaattgttaaagcttttgaagaaaaaggataTAAAGTTAAAGTACAAGATTTGAtgaataaatggaaaaatctCCTAGTTACGTACAATCGAAATgcaagtaaattaaaaaagactgGTGAAAGTGCAATTActtggaaatattttcaacaaatgcaTGAATGTTTTGCGACAAAAAAGAGTGTAAATCCTCCTGAAAAATTACTGGGTTCAACTTTCAAACCGGAAACACTAACTCTAAAGGATGAATTAATTCTAAAGGATGAATTAACTGATGACACAG aTGCCTCTACAGAAAACTGCACAGAagcaaaaagaagaaaaaaaaatttgccgaagaaaaagaaaacccAATTTCAAGAAGAAATGTTGCGAATtgtcgaagaaaaaaaatcacaagcATTAAAACTGAAGATAGAAATGTgggaagataaaaagaaaattgcaaaaagcaAAATTGAAGCGATAAACAATCTTGCAACAATCTTAAAAGATATACAAAAAACCGCACAACATACAATGACtgagttatatataatattaatatttatatattatatattattttaa